tgtaagtCTTAATAGTGAtgtatttgaaaaaatgttAGAGTATGCTATTGAAGGGGTAGAAGTACAAAGAGTATATGAATGTACAGATGAAGTTATAGATTCTATTAAATTAGGTGggttaaatttaaattttgaagAACATCCAATGTTGTTATCAGAATCAAATATAcatcataataaaataagagaaGAAATGACTGAAATTTTGTTTGAAAAGTATAACATTCCAGCATtatattttgcaaaaaagGCAAAATTGACATCTTTCAGTTTAGGTAGATCAAATTCATTAGTTATTGATATAGGTTTTAGTTCATTAGATATTAATCCAGTATATGAAGGATAtgtattacaaaaaaattctttagAATATAACATAGGTGGTAattattttgataaattaatctatgaaacattaaaaaaagatcATATCAATATTATTCCCTATTTCTGTACtagttataataaatataatatgtctTCTGacttatttaaaaacattCATAGTTCATATAGAGAAGAAGCCATATTAGATATCGTTCGTTATATGAAGGAAACTGTTTGTAGAATTCGAGTAAACAATGATACAAACCTTGGTACCAGGGGCGCGAATGCCACTGCTAAAAGCAGTGCTATTGCTGCTAGTAGTACGAATGTACATAGTAGTACTAACACTGCtaacattattaataatacttcTCTCAATGCTAACGCATCTGACCTTATCACGGCTGCGGGAAGTGCCAATGCTTCTTCCAATGGCAATATTGCAGAGGAGAAGGGAAATGAGAAAACGCGGAATTACGATTTGAACGATCcattaaaagaagaatattTCGAACTACCTGATGgatgtaaaattaatatagatAAGTATAAGTATGACATAGGTGAATGTTTGTTTAAGAGTATACctttagaaaataattttaaaggaTTACCGCAGTCCATAATAAATTGCATTTTATCGTCCGATGTTGACATAAGAAAAGATTTGTTACATTCGATAATAGTAACAGGAGGTTCTTCTTCTTTCCCTGGATTGATAGAACGTTTATATAACTCattaaaagagaaagaatGTTTTACTCAATccattaaattaaaaattttaaatatgacTTCATAtgtagaaaataaatattcatcaTGGTTAGGTGGCTCTATATTAGCAAGCCTGGGAACGTTCCAACAGTTGTGGGTATCAAAGAGGGAATACCTCGATTCGGGGCACAAGCTTATTTTTGATAGGTGCTTCTGAATGTTTTGGAGGCAAAAAATGTGTAGTATGTgcgtaaaaaaagaagaaaaaagtgtacacacacatatatgcgCGTATGTTTGTGCGTATGTTTGTGCGTACGTTTGTGCGTATGTTTGTGCGTACGTTTATGCGTGCGTTTATGCGTGTGTTTGTGCGTACGTTTGTGCGTATGTTTGCGCTTATGTTTGCGCTTATGTTTGCGCTTATGTTTGCGCTTATGTTTGCGCTTATGTTTGTGCGTATGTTTGTGCGTATGTTTGTGCGTACGTTTGTGCGTATGTTTGCGCTCATGTTTGTTCATGTGCATACGCATGAGTGCCATTCATTCCACAATGTTAAGCAACAGTTATCGATGCCATTCTTATTTCATGGTACCACCGAAAGTGATATATGTAACtttgtgcatatttttaaaatgtccTTGGTATTATATTACTGTGAACTGTTTCTGCTGGACGTGCCTGACGAGTTTCCCCCATCGAACCTTTTGTTTTCCCTCCTATTTAGTTCTACCAATCTGCATACCAATCTGTATATCGGTCTGCTTACAAATCTTCATACCAGTCTGAATGCCAATTTACATACCAACTTGCGtgtctatttatttattaactgTATGATTGTATCCAAAACTACGTAATGATGAATCTACTTGGTGGTTGTCCTGTTACAGCGCTCATTGCGTTAATTCCCATTATTCTTTTTGtgctatttcttttttttttttttttccttttttatgtcGTCGTGGAACTAGGTATTCATTTGAATAATACATACTACCGCCTGAGAATGTAACAACTTTAACCTAAAATCCTGTgcttatttgtaattttaaatgtttgcATTTGAATTGTACAATTACAAATACGTCCgctatgtgtatatacatatatgtatatatgattatgtacatatacgtgtGTTTTTGTGTATGggtttataatatatatggtcCAATATATATGTTGCCTAACTTGAGGGGCACACACACATAAGAAAAGGTGCACTTCACAAAATCTGTAAGGCGATGCATTTTGTTAGCCTTGAAGATGA
This genomic interval from Plasmodium brasilianum strain Bolivian I chromosome 13, whole genome shotgun sequence contains the following:
- a CDS encoding actin-related protein ARP4, whose protein sequence is MTTNNDVNENLLCGGEDISALVVDLGFSTSKIGHNQEDTPRIFLNSICGECIFEEGVMGINGGANNDNVICSNGIGNAHGSNSSSSSRSGRRERSERSGTVGVPGIGGRGRSRNRGINDLMFPLNLYNRKEHVRVKPLFCRDQYNNVSLNSDVFEKMLEYAIEGVEVQRVYECTDEVIDSIKLGGLNLNFEEHPMLLSESNIHHNKIREEMTEILFEKYNIPALYFAKKAKLTSFSLGRSNSLVIDIGFSSLDINPVYEGYVLQKNSLEYNIGGNYFDKLIYETLKKDHINIIPYFCTSYNKYNMSSDLFKNIHSSYREEAILDIVRYMKETVCRIRVNNDTNLGTRGANATAKSSAIAASSTNVHSSTNTANIINNTSLNANASDLITAAGSANASSNGNIAEEKGNEKTRNYDLNDPLKEEYFELPDGCKINIDKYKYDIGECLFKSIPLENNFKGLPQSIINCILSSDVDIRKDLLHSIIVTGGSSSFPGLIERLYNSLKEKECFTQSIKLKILNMTSYVENKYSSWLGGSILASLGTFQQLWVSKREYLDSGHKLIFDRCF